A portion of the Rhizoctonia solani chromosome 6, complete sequence genome contains these proteins:
- a CDS encoding C2H2 zinc finger — protein MFLDQPRQPLPGIQALFGIGRNDRLSAIATIPTDQLPPPRHIEPRLMPGGHSDTAAISSRAGHYPPHVTSEVSYRAERPDRDVYQTRHADMTPRAAPSATLAPSEPPSHHLHSHHRRVSSTSSASASTRSRSPVAPTQPHSQHVLMRVQQPQPEEFSKEFLAAKYECQYCGKRFNRPSSLKIHVNTHTGEKPYKCTFPSCGRRFSVMSNMRRHSVYIIKHPPVVTVQIYRSGEAMMKKGA, from the exons ATGTTTCTCGACCAACCACGCCAGCCGCTTCCAGGCATTCAGGCCCTCTTTGGGATCGGCCGCAATG ACCGCTTGTCTGCGATTGCCACCATCCCGACTGACCAACTGCCGCCACCCCGCCACATCGAGCCCCGTCTGATGCCCGGAGGACACTCGGACACTGCTGCCATATCCTCCCGCGCTGGCCACTATCCCCCCCACGTTACATCCGAAGTCTCGTACCGTGCCGAACGTCCAGACCGAGACGTCTATCAAACTCGCCACGCGGACATGACGCCCCGAGCCGCTCCCAGTGCCACACTCGCTCCATCTGAGCCCCCATCTCATCATCTCCATTCTCACCACCGGCGCGTCAGCTCGACTTCTTCGGCCTCGGCGTCTACACGGAGCCGCAGTCCTGTTGCCCCTACTCAGCCTCATTCTCAGCATGTGCTGATGCGCGTGCAACAGCCCCAACCCGAAGAATTCAGCAAAGAATTTCTCGCCGCCAAATACGAGTGCCAGTATTGCGGCAAGCGTTTCAATCGCCCAAGCAGCCTCAAG ATCCATGTGAATACGCATACAGGAGAGAAAC CATACAAATGCACCTTCCCTTCGTGTGGGCGTCGCTTCAGCGTCATGTCGAACATGCGTCGTCATTCCGTGTACATAATCAAACATCCCCCGGTGGTCACGGTGCAAATTTATCGGAGTGGCGAAGCGATGATGAAGAAGGGAGCGTAA